The Chryseobacterium sp. 52 genome includes a region encoding these proteins:
- a CDS encoding cation:proton antiporter codes for MDLYYSFSALIVLASIFAYLNHRFLKLPSTIGIMVIAIVVSIFLVMFGETVLPKTFGHLNNLMNGIDFTEVLMGAMLNFLLFAGGIHININDLKEQFRPVLIFSTAGVVISTFVVGFGMFYLLPFLGIELPFIYCLLFGALISPTDPVAVLSILKQANVSKSLETKVAGESLFNDGMAVVVFTVVLQLAIGKEVDLGVESIGLLLMKEAGGGILLGVVLGWITSRLMREVDDYIISVLVTLSVVMGGYLIARQMHISGPLTMVAAGLFMGNFNVRFKMKSVTQDYLIKFWELIDEILNAVLFLFIGFELLMIKDLKHYMVPGLLAIAVVLFARLISIWVPTRFMSLRTRFSPQTIKVLVWGGIRGGVSIALAMSIPKSDYSEIILSITYCVVVFSIIVQGLTIAKVANPKAIAKEEESQETVAVDEHA; via the coding sequence GTGGATTTATATTATTCATTTTCAGCCTTAATAGTATTAGCATCAATTTTCGCATATCTTAATCACAGATTTCTGAAACTTCCGAGTACCATCGGGATTATGGTAATTGCCATTGTGGTTTCCATTTTCCTGGTTATGTTTGGAGAAACGGTTCTCCCAAAGACTTTTGGGCATCTTAATAATTTAATGAATGGTATAGACTTCACAGAAGTTTTAATGGGAGCAATGCTTAATTTCCTTCTTTTTGCAGGAGGAATCCATATTAATATCAATGACCTTAAAGAACAGTTCAGGCCGGTGCTGATATTTTCTACAGCCGGAGTCGTTATTTCTACATTTGTTGTAGGATTCGGGATGTTTTATCTCCTTCCTTTTCTGGGGATTGAACTTCCTTTTATCTACTGTCTGCTTTTTGGTGCGCTTATTTCACCTACCGATCCGGTTGCTGTTTTGAGTATTCTGAAACAGGCCAATGTCTCTAAATCATTAGAAACAAAAGTGGCGGGAGAATCTCTTTTTAATGACGGTATGGCTGTGGTTGTATTTACAGTCGTATTGCAGCTGGCTATAGGAAAGGAAGTAGATCTGGGTGTTGAAAGCATAGGACTGCTTCTGATGAAGGAAGCCGGTGGAGGGATTCTGCTCGGGGTAGTACTGGGATGGATAACTTCAAGGCTGATGCGTGAAGTAGATGATTATATTATTTCCGTTCTGGTAACGCTTTCTGTTGTGATGGGAGGATATCTTATCGCAAGACAGATGCATATTTCAGGACCGTTAACAATGGTAGCGGCAGGTTTATTCATGGGGAATTTTAATGTGAGATTTAAAATGAAATCTGTTACTCAGGATTATCTGATTAAATTCTGGGAGCTGATCGACGAAATACTGAATGCTGTATTATTCCTTTTTATCGGTTTTGAACTTTTAATGATCAAAGATTTAAAACACTATATGGTTCCGGGTTTACTGGCAATTGCAGTGGTTTTATTTGCCCGTTTGATTTCAATCTGGGTGCCTACGAGATTTATGTCATTAAGAACAAGGTTTAGTCCGCAGACGATAAAAGTGTTAGTCTGGGGAGGAATCCGTGGCGGTGTTTCCATTGCCCTGGCGATGTCTATTCCCAAAAGTGACTACAGTGAAATTATCTTAA
- a CDS encoding DUF4919 domain-containing protein gives MKYHFFLLLVLFSVFGFSQKSKIDLKNIEKSLKNPASPYNYEKLIFKYKGYPKSLDSIEAQYLYYGRNFRDDKISTLDDSFKSLADAFKQSNFEECIKQGKVLYDKDPTNLDILLVLLRAYDSQKDGNNFIHHLNQFRSLTDGIKNSGDGASEKTAYLVNSVGDEYILLNILNIGKDYVRGSKTARDGMFDIWEKDGRKLYIKILYLDL, from the coding sequence ATGAAATATCACTTTTTCCTGTTATTGGTTTTATTTTCGGTGTTTGGGTTCAGCCAGAAGTCAAAAATCGATTTAAAAAATATTGAGAAAAGTCTTAAAAATCCGGCTTCTCCTTACAATTATGAGAAGCTGATTTTTAAATATAAAGGATATCCAAAATCTCTGGACAGTATTGAAGCTCAGTATCTTTATTACGGGAGAAATTTCAGAGATGATAAGATTTCTACCCTTGACGACAGCTTCAAAAGTTTGGCAGATGCCTTTAAGCAAAGCAATTTTGAAGAATGCATCAAGCAGGGCAAGGTTCTTTATGATAAGGATCCTACCAACCTGGATATTCTTCTGGTTCTTCTCAGAGCATATGATTCCCAGAAAGACGGGAACAATTTCATACATCACCTGAACCAGTTCCGTTCGCTCACTGATGGAATAAAGAATTCAGGAGACGGAGCCTCTGAAAAAACAGCCTATCTGGTTAATTCTGTCGGGGATGAATATATCCTTCTGAATATCCTGAATATCGGGAAGGATTATGTCCGGGGATCAAAAACGGCCAGAGACGGAATGTTTGATATCTGGGAAAAAGACGGCCGTAAGCTGTATATCAAAATACTTTATCTAGACCTATAA
- the hflX gene encoding GTPase HflX — protein MLDKKEHNYEKAILVGVITQNQDEDKLTEYMDELEFLAFTAGATVQKRFTQKLTQPDSKTFIGSGKAQEIKEYVKENEIGTIIFDDELSPSQLKNLEKEIEVKILDRTNLILDIFAQRAQTSYARTQVELAQYQYLLPRLTRMWTHLERQKGGIGMRGPGETEIETDRRIIRDRISLLKDKLKIIDKQMATQRNNRGKVVRAALVGYTNVGKSTLMNAISKSEVFAENKLFATLDTTVRKVVIGNLPFLLTDTVGFIRKLPTQLVESFKSTLDEVREADLLIHVVDISHENFEDQLESVNNTLMEINAHQKPMIMVFNKIDDFSYDKKDEDDLTPSTKKNISLDEWKKTWMGKSKYPTVFISALTKENFPEMKKMIYDEVMKIHISRFPYNDFLFEYFDNDEEEENND, from the coding sequence GATAAGAAAGAACATAATTACGAGAAAGCTATTTTGGTGGGTGTTATTACCCAAAATCAAGATGAAGATAAGCTTACGGAATATATGGATGAATTGGAATTTTTAGCCTTCACAGCAGGGGCAACCGTTCAAAAACGTTTTACTCAAAAGTTAACGCAGCCGGATTCCAAAACCTTCATCGGAAGTGGAAAAGCACAGGAAATAAAAGAATACGTAAAGGAAAACGAGATCGGAACAATTATTTTTGATGACGAATTATCTCCTTCCCAGCTTAAAAATCTTGAAAAAGAAATAGAAGTGAAAATTCTGGACAGAACCAATCTTATCCTTGATATTTTTGCACAGAGAGCACAGACTTCTTATGCAAGAACTCAGGTAGAATTGGCACAGTATCAATATCTTTTACCTCGTCTGACAAGAATGTGGACTCACCTGGAGCGTCAGAAAGGGGGAATCGGAATGAGAGGCCCCGGAGAAACGGAGATTGAAACTGACCGTCGTATCATCCGTGACAGGATTTCCTTGTTAAAAGATAAATTGAAAATCATTGATAAGCAAATGGCGACGCAGCGAAATAATCGCGGAAAAGTCGTTCGCGCTGCTTTGGTGGGCTATACCAATGTCGGGAAATCTACCCTGATGAATGCTATTTCCAAGTCGGAAGTTTTTGCAGAAAACAAACTGTTTGCAACATTAGACACGACAGTAAGAAAAGTAGTCATTGGAAATTTACCGTTTTTGCTTACAGATACAGTAGGATTCATCAGAAAGCTTCCGACACAGCTTGTAGAATCTTTTAAATCTACACTGGATGAGGTTCGCGAGGCGGATCTGCTTATTCATGTAGTAGATATTTCTCACGAAAACTTTGAAGATCAGTTAGAATCTGTTAATAATACATTAATGGAGATCAATGCTCATCAAAAACCAATGATCATGGTTTTTAATAAAATTGATGACTTCAGCTACGACAAGAAAGACGAGGATGATCTTACCCCATCTACAAAGAAGAATATTTCTTTGGACGAATGGAAAAAGACATGGATGGGTAAATCTAAATATCCGACGGTGTTCATTTCAGCGTTAACGAAGGAAAACTTCCCGGAAATGAAAAAGATGATCTATGATGAGGTAATGAAAATCCATATTTCCAGATTCCCATACAATGATTTCCTTTTCGAATATTTCGACAATGATGAGGAAGAAGAAAACAACGATTAA